In Verrucomicrobiia bacterium, a single window of DNA contains:
- a CDS encoding response regulator transcription factor — protein sequence MSRILVIEDEYPMRRALEDLLSAEGHRVLTAADGVSGLNGARSEQPDLIVLDVMLPGIDGFALVKELRRVGQRIPVLLLTAKGGVRDRVTGLDAGADDYLAKPFSTEELLARVRALLRRAGRSEVPVDHLRLGELEVDFRRRTARRGRKAAHFTTKEFEMLRLLAEARGGVVSREQFLDLIWGYGSFPTTRTVDTHVAAIRAKIEPNPARPRHLLTVHGAGYRLVESGPVTG from the coding sequence ATGAGCCGCATCCTGGTGATCGAGGACGAGTACCCCATGCGCCGCGCGCTGGAGGATCTGCTGTCGGCGGAGGGGCACCGGGTGCTGACGGCGGCGGACGGCGTGTCCGGCCTCAATGGGGCACGGTCCGAGCAGCCCGACCTGATCGTGCTGGATGTCATGCTGCCCGGGATCGACGGATTCGCGCTGGTGAAGGAACTGCGTCGGGTGGGACAGAGGATTCCGGTGTTGCTGCTGACGGCGAAGGGCGGGGTGCGGGACCGGGTCACCGGACTGGACGCCGGGGCGGACGATTACCTGGCGAAGCCGTTCAGCACGGAGGAACTGCTGGCGCGGGTGCGGGCGCTGTTGCGGCGGGCGGGACGGTCCGAGGTGCCGGTGGACCACTTGCGGCTGGGGGAACTCGAAGTGGATTTCCGGCGTCGCACGGCGCGGCGGGGAAGGAAGGCGGCGCACTTCACGACGAAGGAGTTCGAGATGCTGCGGCTGCTGGCCGAGGCCCGGGGCGGGGTGGTCTCGCGGGAACAATTCCTGGATCTGATCTGGGGCTACGGTTCGTTCCCGACCACGCGCACGGTGGACACGCACGTCGCGGCAATCCGCGCGAAGATCGAGCCCAACCCCGCGCGGCCGCGTCACCTGCTGACCGTGCACGGCGCGGGATACCGGTTGGTGGAGAGCGGTCCGGTGACGGGGTGA
- a CDS encoding HAMP domain-containing histidine kinase codes for MIPDPAAQPPRHYAVLAAALMLPALALAAMTAWTTALDRKASMAETTMFARNFSEAAVGAVMQGLGEDAEEGGGPLRLAMKLDGTLLWPARGPWPPQPDPAEATMSGAWREDWDRARRALEGGDALTAVALLDALIEERSEVEELQADLGAQARLAVLRGQALGAAGEAARAVEAWRTAFQWATPGMTTSAGVAIRDLALHGILDGVAGQADRWPAAWREIGETGWIEALAGQPSTPLTEAALDRVRALLPGLAAGGTSRTAAARLEVSLRRRDLARQAHAAWRAAVGEMGTSGRGSGREWPEVLRFELDDVPWLAVARSTDRDGNDREVREYGLHRWEGLVEGARGMIRLLDPAGHFKWALRVGTETGLRWTHEEPAGWFTDEAARFAEAAARGGLMEAVLSAAEAGGGRGLAERRLQGGATVTVAMALVDPASYHAGMRRRGRLLTAVVIAACGLTAAAAWTLWRSLVRQHRLGVRKSNFVAAVSHELRAPLASVRLLVDNLEHDRIPEPDRRRECLRLIGRECRRLGVLVDNVLDLSRIDRGRRRLEPEPTDVAALVEDSAEFASMAGEERGVRVQVLRAPGVESLTATVDGRAVRQALANVLDNALKHAPAGGEIRIRLERTPGGDRFRLGVEDDGPGIPPADRARVFEPFQRLGGELRRETPGIGIGLTIVRHLVEAHGGRVWIEEAPSTGRGTCCVMELPLEPDGPSRPTPPATS; via the coding sequence ATGATCCCTGACCCGGCAGCCCAACCTCCCCGTCATTACGCGGTTCTGGCAGCGGCGTTGATGCTGCCGGCCCTGGCGCTGGCGGCGATGACCGCGTGGACGACAGCGCTGGATCGGAAGGCGTCGATGGCGGAGACGACGATGTTCGCCCGCAACTTTTCCGAGGCGGCCGTGGGCGCGGTGATGCAGGGGCTGGGCGAGGACGCGGAAGAGGGAGGAGGGCCGTTGCGGTTGGCGATGAAGCTCGATGGAACCCTGCTCTGGCCGGCCCGGGGACCCTGGCCGCCGCAACCGGACCCGGCGGAGGCGACGATGTCCGGGGCCTGGAGGGAAGATTGGGATCGGGCGCGGAGGGCGTTGGAGGGCGGCGACGCGCTGACGGCGGTGGCGCTGCTCGATGCGTTGATCGAGGAACGGTCGGAGGTGGAGGAGTTACAGGCAGACCTCGGGGCGCAGGCCCGGTTGGCGGTGTTGCGGGGGCAGGCGTTGGGTGCGGCCGGCGAGGCGGCCCGGGCAGTCGAGGCGTGGCGGACCGCGTTCCAGTGGGCGACTCCCGGGATGACCACGTCCGCCGGGGTGGCCATCCGGGATCTGGCGTTGCACGGCATTCTGGATGGGGTGGCAGGGCAGGCGGACCGGTGGCCGGCCGCGTGGCGCGAGATCGGGGAGACGGGCTGGATCGAGGCCCTGGCAGGGCAGCCTTCCACGCCGTTGACGGAGGCCGCGCTGGACCGGGTGCGTGCGTTGCTGCCGGGATTGGCGGCGGGTGGAACCAGCCGGACCGCGGCGGCGCGACTCGAGGTTTCCCTGCGACGCCGGGATCTGGCCCGCCAGGCCCACGCGGCATGGCGGGCGGCGGTCGGGGAGATGGGGACTTCGGGGCGAGGGTCGGGTCGCGAGTGGCCGGAGGTGCTGCGGTTTGAACTCGACGACGTGCCGTGGCTGGCCGTGGCACGTTCCACGGACCGGGACGGGAACGACAGGGAGGTCCGTGAGTACGGATTGCATCGATGGGAGGGGTTGGTGGAGGGCGCGCGGGGGATGATCCGGCTGCTGGATCCGGCGGGCCATTTCAAGTGGGCACTGCGGGTGGGGACGGAGACAGGGCTGCGATGGACGCATGAGGAACCGGCGGGCTGGTTCACGGACGAGGCGGCGCGATTCGCGGAAGCGGCGGCGCGCGGTGGGCTGATGGAGGCGGTCCTTTCGGCGGCCGAAGCCGGGGGCGGACGCGGTCTGGCGGAGCGACGACTGCAGGGGGGCGCGACGGTGACCGTGGCCATGGCGTTGGTGGACCCGGCGTCGTACCACGCCGGGATGCGGCGCCGGGGACGGTTGCTGACGGCGGTGGTCATTGCGGCGTGCGGTCTGACCGCGGCGGCGGCGTGGACGTTGTGGCGTTCGCTGGTGCGGCAGCACCGGTTGGGCGTGCGGAAGTCGAACTTCGTCGCCGCCGTGTCCCACGAACTGCGCGCGCCGCTGGCCAGCGTGCGGCTCCTGGTGGACAACCTCGAACACGACCGGATTCCCGAACCGGACCGGCGTCGGGAATGCCTCCGGTTGATCGGGCGCGAGTGCCGGCGGTTGGGCGTCCTGGTGGACAACGTGCTCGATCTGTCGCGGATCGACCGGGGCCGGCGGCGGTTGGAACCGGAGCCGACGGATGTGGCGGCACTGGTCGAGGACAGTGCGGAGTTCGCATCGATGGCGGGTGAGGAGCGCGGCGTGCGGGTGCAGGTGCTCCGGGCGCCCGGGGTGGAGTCCTTGACGGCGACGGTGGACGGGCGGGCCGTGCGTCAGGCACTGGCCAACGTGCTGGACAATGCCTTGAAGCACGCGCCCGCCGGCGGGGAGATCCGGATCCGGCTCGAACGGACACCGGGCGGGGACCGGTTCCGACTCGGGGTCGAGGACGATGGGCCCGGGATTCCGCCGGCGGACCGCGCCCGGGTGTTCGAACCGTTCCAACGGCTCGGGGGGGAACTGCGCCGCGAGACGCCGGGAATCGGCATCGGACTGACGATCGTCCGGCACCTGGTCGAGGCGCACGGGGGTCGTGTGTGGATCGAGGAGGCGCCTTCGACCGGCCGCGGAACGTGCTGTGTGATGGAATTGCCACTGGAACCGGACGGGCCATCGCGCCCCACGCCTCCCGCGACGTCATGA
- a CDS encoding ankyrin repeat domain-containing protein: MKTPSLVPLLVLVGSLSAPWWTVRAAESIERAFEAALLAEEGRRDLTGAIRGYESVVAQVDTQRALAATAVFRLGECYRKLGRTNDAVIQYQRLLRDYAGETVLVQLSTENLAALGQPVARDPVTGIPDASVDARAIRLLERRLARLDTLPSNSPELLILIRDWFPDSLLEQLESERSALARRLADLEVQLAPQHPDRVRADATWRRIEAQMAERVEGLIRAQRAHLEILQAAAGDGGTVGVATAGTGPSQEERAEIARLRALFDRSPDRLNTPDANGRLPLVAAAAAGQLAVVRALLEWGARVNAAGPIPGVVLLGEPRETETALHAAAREGHKAIVEVLLDAGADPNARGSGGLTPLALAIRKQYHAVAETLLARGADPGREPDRISLRVAVQNGATNWIERLLRPESGADEMPPDASAAAGLVRVALEANSKESVRTLVRMGVTPSGEDLAFALFPSEVARGMSRPAVAVDPAWFEELLNATPREVLTPELLEPMLGRVVSENNFKSVPELIPILVRAGASPTANVRKNTAEWELRPVLHLAVSHAMHAGRIDPVRMLLDAGADPNGFDMSRQTALGLILEARQPSQRTDPSATHLVALEDLLRAAGAREDVWRRQFIAVGRGERLERRFFRTREDQQAPTLGDLLAMAYRIVEGRFPLDLLGWPALDRIRIHRLNADGSGLTVVPVAPDWFEQEACSWNLALEWGDGIEIPEMLTRPADARWGGLPLTCEDALQRCTQRRVTLQTGSGSHEVLLGMAPVYAGGARFDPDGTVISTRHGGVPRPVVRKFPARGELWSNHLYAAVRHSGHLLASSDLTRVRVERPSTGEAWTLDLEDDPAEGEFWLVDGDRIEVPTKIP, encoded by the coding sequence GTGAAGACGCCATCCCTTGTTCCCCTGCTGGTCCTGGTCGGGTCCCTGAGTGCGCCGTGGTGGACCGTCCGCGCCGCCGAGTCCATCGAACGGGCCTTCGAAGCCGCGCTGCTGGCGGAGGAGGGGCGGCGCGATCTGACCGGGGCGATTCGCGGGTACGAATCGGTGGTGGCGCAGGTCGATACGCAGCGGGCGCTGGCGGCGACGGCGGTGTTCCGGTTGGGGGAATGCTACCGGAAGCTGGGCCGAACCAACGACGCGGTGATCCAGTATCAGCGCCTGCTGCGCGATTACGCGGGCGAGACGGTGCTGGTCCAGTTGAGTACCGAAAACCTGGCGGCCCTGGGGCAACCTGTGGCCAGGGACCCGGTCACCGGCATCCCCGACGCCAGTGTCGATGCCCGTGCCATCCGCCTGCTCGAACGTCGTCTGGCGCGGCTGGACACGCTGCCTTCCAATAGTCCCGAGCTCCTGATCCTGATCCGCGACTGGTTTCCCGACAGCCTGCTGGAACAACTGGAATCCGAACGGTCCGCCCTGGCGCGCCGGCTTGCCGACCTCGAAGTGCAGTTGGCTCCCCAGCATCCCGATCGCGTCCGTGCCGACGCCACCTGGCGCCGCATCGAGGCGCAGATGGCCGAACGGGTGGAGGGTTTGATCCGGGCCCAGCGGGCGCATCTGGAGATCCTGCAGGCGGCGGCGGGGGATGGGGGAACCGTCGGGGTCGCCACGGCGGGTACTGGGCCATCCCAAGAGGAGCGGGCCGAGATTGCGCGGTTGCGGGCGTTGTTTGATCGCAGTCCGGATCGCCTGAACACGCCCGATGCCAACGGGCGCCTGCCATTGGTCGCCGCCGCGGCGGCAGGGCAGCTCGCCGTGGTCCGGGCCCTGCTGGAGTGGGGCGCCCGGGTGAATGCGGCCGGGCCGATTCCAGGCGTTGTCCTTCTGGGAGAACCGCGAGAGACAGAAACGGCACTGCATGCGGCGGCCCGAGAGGGTCACAAGGCCATTGTGGAGGTCCTGCTGGATGCGGGGGCGGATCCCAATGCCCGCGGTAGCGGTGGCCTGACCCCGCTGGCGCTGGCGATCCGGAAGCAATACCACGCGGTGGCCGAAACCCTGCTGGCCCGGGGCGCCGATCCGGGACGTGAACCGGACAGGATCTCCCTGCGCGTGGCCGTGCAGAACGGAGCGACGAACTGGATCGAACGTCTGCTGCGACCGGAATCCGGGGCGGATGAAATGCCGCCGGACGCTTCCGCAGCAGCCGGCCTTGTTCGGGTTGCACTGGAAGCGAACAGCAAGGAGTCGGTGCGGACCCTGGTGCGGATGGGGGTGACGCCAAGCGGCGAAGACCTTGCTTTCGCGTTGTTTCCGTCGGAGGTGGCAAGGGGCATGTCTCGGCCAGCAGTCGCCGTGGATCCGGCCTGGTTCGAGGAACTCCTGAATGCCACGCCCCGAGAGGTTCTGACTCCGGAGCTTCTGGAACCGATGCTCGGGAGGGTTGTGTCAGAGAACAATTTCAAATCGGTGCCGGAACTTATCCCGATTCTGGTTCGAGCCGGGGCGTCCCCGACTGCGAACGTCCGGAAGAACACGGCCGAATGGGAGCTCCGTCCCGTCCTTCACCTTGCGGTGAGCCATGCCATGCACGCTGGCAGAATCGACCCTGTCCGCATGCTGCTTGATGCTGGGGCGGATCCGAATGGGTTCGACATGAGTCGGCAGACCGCCCTGGGTCTGATCTTGGAAGCGCGTCAACCAAGTCAGCGAACCGATCCGTCAGCGACTCATCTGGTTGCCCTCGAAGATCTCCTTCGGGCCGCGGGGGCGCGGGAGGACGTGTGGCGCCGGCAGTTCATCGCCGTGGGCCGGGGTGAACGGTTGGAGCGTCGTTTCTTCCGCACGCGCGAGGACCAGCAGGCCCCGACCCTGGGCGACCTGCTGGCCATGGCTTATCGCATCGTGGAAGGCCGATTTCCGCTCGATCTGCTTGGCTGGCCCGCACTCGACCGAATCCGCATCCACCGCCTGAACGCGGATGGGTCCGGTCTGACCGTCGTTCCCGTGGCACCCGACTGGTTCGAGCAGGAGGCTTGCTCATGGAATCTGGCGCTCGAATGGGGCGACGGGATCGAGATACCCGAAATGCTGACCCGACCGGCGGACGCCCGTTGGGGAGGATTGCCGTTGACGTGTGAGGACGCGCTTCAGCGTTGCACCCAACGCCGGGTAACGCTTCAGACCGGGAGCGGCTCCCACGAGGTCTTGCTCGGTATGGCTCCTGTCTATGCGGGCGGTGCTCGATTCGATCCAGACGGAACTGTGATCTCCACCCGACATGGTGGCGTTCCTCGACCTGTCGTTCGCAAGTTTCCCGCACGTGGAGAGTTGTGGTCCAATCACCTCTACGCAGCCGTTCGACACTCCGGACATCTCCTGGCTTCCTCGGATCTCACCCGGGTCCGGGTGGAACGTCCCTCCACCGGGGAGGCATGGACCCTTGATCTCGAGGACGACCCGGCCGAGGGCGAGTTCTGGCTCGTTGACGGCGACCGGATCGAAGTGCCGACGAAGATCCCTTGA
- a CDS encoding PilT/PilU family type 4a pilus ATPase — MTHPKLDRLLQGAADCEASDLHLVVGVPPAYRVNGEIILADADALTGGDLTEMTDSLLNEHQRRKFDHDWELCVSIRHEIAGRIRATFYRHNGLPEMSLRFCGEHIPSREFLGLPAKLDELALKPNGLILITGATGAGKTTTLNYLVDLINTERRCKIVTIEDPVEFVHPNKKAIVVQQEVLTDVRSFNRAFLHVLRQDPDVIVVGEIRDHEAVATALTAAETGHLVLATLHSPSVAHALERIIGVFEGSMQKQIILQLANSLQGIIAQDLLPAVDRNRRVLAYELLLANGAVRNLIRESHLHQLDNVIQMSRKDGMVLMDNCLHDLYLKCLITYDVASTRARHPESLSRHRGS, encoded by the coding sequence ATGACCCATCCCAAGCTCGATCGACTCCTCCAGGGCGCCGCCGACTGCGAAGCCTCGGATCTCCACCTCGTCGTCGGAGTTCCCCCCGCCTACCGCGTCAATGGCGAGATCATCCTGGCCGACGCCGACGCTCTCACCGGCGGGGACCTGACCGAGATGACGGACAGTCTCCTCAACGAGCACCAACGCAGGAAATTCGATCACGACTGGGAACTTTGCGTCTCCATCCGCCACGAGATCGCAGGCCGCATCCGGGCCACGTTCTACCGCCACAACGGCCTGCCCGAAATGAGCCTGCGCTTCTGCGGGGAACACATCCCTTCCCGCGAGTTCCTCGGATTACCGGCCAAACTCGACGAACTCGCCCTCAAACCCAACGGCCTCATCCTCATCACCGGCGCCACCGGTGCCGGCAAGACCACAACGCTCAATTACCTCGTCGATCTCATCAACACCGAGCGCCGCTGCAAAATCGTCACCATCGAGGACCCCGTCGAATTCGTTCACCCCAACAAGAAAGCCATCGTCGTCCAGCAGGAGGTCCTCACCGATGTCCGATCATTCAATCGCGCCTTCCTCCACGTCCTGCGCCAGGACCCTGACGTCATCGTCGTCGGTGAGATCCGCGACCACGAAGCTGTCGCGACCGCCCTCACCGCGGCCGAGACCGGACACCTCGTCCTTGCCACCCTCCACTCCCCCAGCGTCGCCCACGCCCTCGAACGCATCATCGGCGTCTTCGAGGGCTCCATGCAGAAACAGATCATCCTCCAGCTTGCCAACTCCCTCCAGGGGATCATCGCCCAGGATCTGCTTCCCGCCGTTGACCGCAACCGCCGCGTCCTGGCCTACGAACTCCTCCTCGCCAACGGCGCCGTCCGCAATCTCATCCGCGAAAGCCACCTTCACCAGCTCGACAATGTCATCCAGATGAGCCGCAAGGACGGCATGGTGCTGATGGACAACTGCCTTCACGATCTCTACCTGAAGTGCCTCATCACCTACGACGTCGCCTCCACCCGGGCCCGGCATCCCGAAAGCCTTTCCCGCCATCGCGGCTCCTGA
- a CDS encoding tetratricopeptide repeat protein: MSRFRNLEFEGQDDDASLTPQETVKDEAYYLEEARRAFETADFELGLRLYARALEENPRSPAAWTGQVRMLIELGEFREAKAWADKALEVHPNHAELLAAKAVALGRLGDLDEALALSDAAFEERGHSPFVWLARADVLLARREHRAEYCLDQAIGLAPRDWFVTWLAARVRIFHAQFAQALQLLRQSLEWDSTRFILWLQRGECELALGYADSARRSFEQALQINPLCSQAHNGRHKAQSTGLGRRFAGWWRRLFSR; the protein is encoded by the coding sequence ATGAGCCGCTTCCGCAACCTCGAGTTTGAAGGCCAGGACGACGACGCTTCCCTCACGCCTCAGGAGACCGTCAAGGACGAGGCGTACTATCTGGAGGAAGCCCGGCGCGCCTTCGAGACGGCCGATTTCGAGCTGGGCCTCCGCCTCTACGCCCGTGCTCTCGAGGAAAACCCCAGGAGCCCCGCCGCCTGGACCGGGCAGGTCCGTATGCTCATCGAACTGGGGGAATTCCGGGAGGCGAAGGCCTGGGCCGACAAAGCCCTCGAGGTCCACCCCAACCACGCTGAACTCCTCGCCGCCAAGGCCGTGGCCCTCGGCCGCCTCGGGGACCTCGATGAGGCGCTCGCCCTCTCCGATGCCGCCTTCGAGGAACGCGGTCATTCCCCGTTCGTCTGGCTCGCCCGGGCCGACGTGCTCCTCGCCCGCAGGGAACATCGGGCGGAATACTGTCTGGACCAGGCCATCGGCCTGGCTCCGCGTGACTGGTTCGTCACCTGGCTCGCGGCCCGGGTCCGCATCTTCCACGCCCAGTTCGCCCAGGCCCTCCAGCTCCTGCGGCAGTCCCTCGAATGGGATTCCACCCGGTTCATCCTCTGGCTCCAACGGGGCGAATGCGAACTGGCCCTCGGCTACGCCGACAGCGCACGCCGCTCCTTCGAGCAGGCTCTCCAGATCAATCCGCTGTGCAGCCAGGCTCACAACGGCCGACACAAGGCACAATCCACCGGCCTCGGCCGACGCTTCGCCGGCTGGTGGCGCCGGCTCTTTTCCCGATGA
- a CDS encoding DUF2997 domain-containing protein codes for MPQREYDITIGPDGSVEIHVQGHKGRSCLDAIKVFQEIVGELKEQRLTSEFYEPGGQVRYNLDQHH; via the coding sequence ATGCCCCAGCGCGAATACGACATCACCATCGGCCCGGACGGTTCCGTCGAGATCCATGTCCAGGGGCACAAAGGCAGGAGCTGCCTCGACGCCATCAAGGTCTTCCAGGAGATTGTCGGCGAATTGAAGGAGCAGCGTCTCACCAGCGAATTCTACGAACCCGGAGGACAGGTCCGCTACAACCTCGACCAGCACCACTGA
- a CDS encoding DUF1257 domain-containing protein, producing MSAVCILAPVVIAAWPAFSAAVTAAGVSLGYQVTAEARALVSQGVEATRRVELEIAQSEIVTGSLGRDQRLRLTRDDVTVVFSRDSRGRASVCVTGEGHTDAELRALGEELSQRVVQQYVYQRLMDEMRSRGYNVVEEQVDENQAIRLKVRHWEGN from the coding sequence ATGAGCGCCGTCTGCATCCTCGCCCCCGTCGTCATCGCCGCCTGGCCCGCCTTCAGCGCCGCCGTCACCGCCGCCGGTGTCTCCCTCGGCTACCAGGTCACGGCGGAGGCGCGTGCCCTCGTCTCGCAAGGCGTCGAAGCCACCCGGCGTGTCGAACTCGAAATCGCCCAAAGCGAGATCGTCACCGGTTCCCTCGGCCGTGACCAGCGCCTCCGCCTCACCCGCGACGACGTCACGGTCGTCTTCTCGCGCGATTCCCGCGGCCGCGCCTCGGTCTGCGTCACCGGCGAGGGCCACACCGACGCCGAACTCCGCGCCCTGGGCGAGGAACTGTCCCAGCGCGTCGTCCAGCAGTACGTTTACCAGCGTTTGATGGATGAAATGCGCTCCCGCGGCTACAACGTCGTCGAGGAACAGGTCGATGAGAACCAGGCCATCCGCCTCAAGGTCCGTCACTGGGAAGGCAATTGA
- a CDS encoding AAA family ATPase, whose amino-acid sequence MSFATDLEILIRARYPVLYLVTSEEARVLELVHDIARKRQKKVLEWSYSTGVVTAGTSIQSQKSRNAPTKDPLNALDQVIDLVEPAIFVFKDFHPFLTRNNFAIIRRLKEIALHLKNSYKTILLVSPVLEIPAELDKEITVLNFPLPAREDLGEQLDRIVADVREHKQLQIDLQTEGRDRLLQAALGLTMSEAENVFAKILIKDGGLSGESVDEVFAEKQQIIRKSGLLEYYQSQESFANVGGMPILKDWLTKRAVAFTAEAHTFGLPAPKGILMLGVQGCGKSLCAKAVARQWRLPLLRFDMGRMFGSLVGSSEENVRRAIAVAESVAPTILWVDEIDKAFAGSRGSGSTDGGTTARVFGTFLTWLSEKSAPVFVVATANDISELPPELLRKGRLDEIFFVDLPSESERADIFRIHLAKRGRDDAGFDLDALVKASKDFSGAEIEQAVISALFEAFYRKVELSTDHLLNELRQTVPLSKTMSEQLLRLRTWAEGRARNASVPRGEDPASPSRKMEF is encoded by the coding sequence ATGAGCTTCGCCACCGACCTCGAAATTCTCATCCGCGCCCGCTACCCCGTCCTCTATCTCGTCACCAGCGAGGAGGCACGCGTTCTGGAACTCGTCCATGACATCGCCAGGAAGCGCCAGAAGAAGGTTCTCGAATGGAGCTACAGCACCGGCGTCGTCACGGCCGGCACCTCGATTCAATCCCAGAAATCCCGCAACGCCCCGACCAAGGATCCCCTCAACGCGCTGGATCAGGTCATTGATCTCGTCGAACCCGCCATCTTCGTCTTCAAGGATTTCCACCCGTTCCTCACCCGGAACAACTTCGCCATCATCCGGCGCCTCAAGGAAATCGCCCTCCACCTGAAGAACTCCTACAAGACCATCCTCCTGGTCTCGCCGGTCCTCGAGATCCCCGCGGAACTGGACAAGGAAATCACCGTCCTCAACTTCCCCCTCCCCGCGCGGGAAGATCTCGGCGAACAACTCGACCGCATCGTCGCCGATGTCCGGGAGCACAAGCAGCTTCAGATCGACCTTCAAACCGAGGGCCGCGACCGCCTCCTCCAGGCCGCCCTGGGTCTCACCATGAGCGAAGCGGAAAACGTCTTCGCCAAGATCCTGATCAAGGATGGAGGCCTCTCCGGGGAAAGCGTCGATGAAGTCTTCGCCGAGAAGCAGCAGATCATCCGCAAGAGCGGTCTCCTGGAGTACTACCAGTCCCAGGAATCCTTCGCGAACGTCGGTGGCATGCCCATCCTGAAGGACTGGCTCACCAAGCGCGCCGTCGCCTTCACCGCCGAGGCCCACACCTTCGGCCTGCCCGCCCCCAAGGGGATTCTCATGCTCGGCGTCCAGGGCTGCGGCAAGAGCCTCTGCGCCAAGGCCGTTGCCCGCCAGTGGCGCCTTCCGCTCCTCCGCTTCGATATGGGCCGCATGTTCGGATCGCTGGTGGGTTCCTCCGAAGAGAATGTCCGCCGCGCCATCGCCGTCGCCGAATCCGTCGCCCCCACCATCCTCTGGGTCGATGAAATCGATAAGGCCTTCGCCGGTTCCCGCGGCTCCGGTTCCACCGACGGAGGCACCACGGCCCGCGTCTTCGGCACCTTCCTGACCTGGCTCTCCGAGAAATCCGCCCCCGTCTTTGTCGTCGCCACCGCCAACGACATCTCCGAACTGCCCCCCGAACTCCTTCGCAAGGGGCGCCTCGACGAGATCTTTTTCGTGGACCTCCCGTCCGAGTCCGAGCGCGCGGATATCTTCCGCATCCACCTGGCGAAACGGGGTCGCGACGATGCAGGCTTCGATCTCGACGCCCTGGTAAAAGCCAGCAAGGACTTCAGCGGCGCCGAAATCGAACAGGCGGTCATCAGCGCGCTCTTCGAAGCGTTCTACCGAAAGGTCGAACTCTCCACGGACCACCTCCTCAACGAACTCCGGCAGACGGTGCCCCTGTCCAAGACCATGTCCGAGCAACTCCTCCGTCTCCGCACCTGGGCCGAAGGCCGCGCCCGCAATGCCAGTGTCCCCCGCGGCGAGGACCCCGCCAGCCCCAGCCGCAAAATGGAGTTCTAA
- a CDS encoding radical SAM protein, which yields MNARSAPPLPRHRASRAALARQRVPLAFSLLSACSLCLHRCGAPRLDGPGGRCHAGPDARFFAAQTDVSDELELLPSFAVSLSGCNLRCDFCITGGPSWNPRAGSPLPLPRLTRLARQALARGARTLMILGGEPTIHLPALLELIAALPEDAPLVLKTNAGFTDPVRPLLAGLVDVWLPDFKFGNPDCAQRLAAIPIAADAWSVVTSNLLWMASDAAARDLIVRHLLMPGHLTCCWQPIARWLASHLPHTKVSLRSGFWPAWQAHRHAELRQPVPPDEWNEALAIAHQHQLRLVP from the coding sequence ATGAACGCGCGTTCCGCACCGCCGCTCCCTCGCCATCGCGCCTCCCGGGCCGCGCTCGCCCGCCAGCGGGTTCCCCTCGCCTTCTCACTCCTCTCCGCCTGCTCCCTCTGTCTCCACCGATGCGGTGCCCCGCGCCTCGACGGACCCGGCGGCCGTTGTCATGCCGGTCCCGACGCCCGGTTCTTTGCCGCCCAAACCGACGTTTCCGACGAACTGGAACTTCTCCCCTCCTTCGCGGTCTCCCTCAGCGGATGCAATCTCCGCTGCGATTTCTGCATCACCGGCGGTCCCAGTTGGAACCCCCGGGCCGGATCGCCCCTCCCACTGCCCCGTCTCACCCGCCTCGCCCGCCAGGCCCTGGCCCGCGGGGCCCGCACGCTCATGATCCTTGGCGGCGAACCCACAATCCATCTTCCCGCCCTCCTTGAACTCATCGCCGCCCTCCCTGAGGACGCCCCGCTCGTCCTGAAAACCAATGCGGGCTTCACCGACCCGGTCCGTCCCCTGCTTGCGGGCCTCGTCGATGTCTGGCTTCCCGACTTCAAATTCGGCAACCCCGATTGCGCCCAACGCCTCGCCGCCATTCCCATCGCGGCCGACGCCTGGTCCGTCGTCACCTCGAATCTCCTCTGGATGGCGTCCGACGCAGCGGCCCGGGACTTGATCGTGCGCCATCTCCTGATGCCCGGTCATCTCACCTGCTGCTGGCAGCCCATCGCCCGGTGGCTCGCCTCGCATCTCCCCCACACCAAGGTCAGTCTTCGCTCCGGTTTCTGGCCCGCCTGGCAGGCCCATCGGCACGCCGAGCTCAGACAACCAGTGCCTCCGGACGAATGGAACGAGGCCCTCGCCATCGCCCATCAACACCAGCTCCGTCTTGTCCCATGA